In Pedobacter sp. W3I1, one DNA window encodes the following:
- a CDS encoding ROK family protein yields MSATIKKAQRLRADIIKLLYYKKTSSLTDLSKRTKKSLPLITSTVNALIEDGLIIEQGLAPSTGGRRPLNFLLNPDYKRYIIAVAMDQLTSQLTIYDLSNQQILPTQVIDLDMTEGKSADTLIAFIDHCIKKSTIDKENFLGIGIGMPGFVNAEKGMNYSFMQVENDISLQDYLAKKLSLPVYIDNDSSLIALAELNFGEARNLKDVLVVNIGWGTGLGMIINGKLYRGSSGYAGEFSHIPLSNSNTLCSCGKRGCLEVETSLLVMVQKAEAAVKNGEETSLKTLFNDRSKSHVDHFLNAVVKQDPVAISILADAAFQIGKGLATLIHIMNPERIVLSGRGAKAGKMLLPPIQQAINEFCIPRVAEQTEIKCSSLSDQAELLAAASLMVENSLFE; encoded by the coding sequence ATGTCAGCAACTATTAAGAAAGCACAAAGACTAAGAGCCGACATCATTAAGCTACTTTATTATAAAAAAACATCATCTCTTACCGATTTAAGTAAACGTACTAAAAAGAGCTTGCCTTTAATTACGTCGACTGTAAATGCATTGATAGAGGATGGTTTAATTATAGAGCAGGGATTAGCACCATCTACCGGAGGCCGCCGCCCTTTAAATTTTTTATTAAACCCCGATTACAAGAGGTATATAATAGCCGTAGCAATGGATCAGTTAACTAGTCAGTTAACTATATACGATTTATCCAATCAACAGATTTTACCAACACAGGTGATCGATTTAGATATGACAGAGGGTAAAAGTGCTGATACTTTAATTGCATTCATTGATCATTGCATAAAGAAATCAACAATCGATAAAGAAAATTTTTTGGGGATTGGCATTGGTATGCCGGGTTTTGTGAATGCAGAAAAGGGAATGAACTATTCTTTTATGCAGGTTGAAAACGATATAAGCCTGCAAGACTATCTCGCTAAAAAATTAAGTTTACCAGTTTATATAGATAACGACTCGAGTTTGATCGCCTTAGCTGAATTAAACTTTGGTGAAGCAAGAAATTTAAAAGATGTACTCGTCGTGAATATTGGCTGGGGTACAGGTTTGGGGATGATTATTAATGGCAAATTATACCGGGGTAGTAGCGGCTATGCTGGTGAGTTTAGTCATATCCCTTTATCTAATTCAAATACCTTATGCTCTTGTGGTAAACGGGGGTGCCTTGAAGTGGAAACATCTCTTTTGGTGATGGTTCAGAAAGCAGAAGCAGCGGTAAAAAACGGAGAAGAAACAAGTTTAAAAACTCTTTTTAATGACAGAAGTAAAAGCCATGTTGATCATTTTTTAAACGCTGTTGTAAAACAAGATCCTGTAGCCATTTCTATATTAGCTGATGCCGCATTTCAGATTGGTAAAGGATTAGCGACTTTAATCCATATTATGAATCCTGAACGAATTGTATTAAGTGGCCGTGGCGCAAAAGCAGGGAAAATGCTTCTACCGCCAATACAGCAGGCTATTAATGAGTTTTGTATACCTCGAGTAGCTGAACAAACAGAAATTAAATGCTCTAGCTTAAGCGATCAGGCTGAGCTACTGGCTGCTGCCAGCTTGATGGTGGAAAATAGCCTATTTGAATAA
- a CDS encoding carboxypeptidase-like regulatory domain-containing protein, giving the protein MEASGPIRGVRGFIKGTTKATQIDATGKFSISATEGNMLVFRSVSYASKEISEPAFSTIGVRLEPSINSLNEVQVTTALGAN; this is encoded by the coding sequence GTGGAAGCATCCGGACCAATACGAGGTGTAAGAGGCTTTATTAAAGGCACAACTAAAGCTACCCAAATAGATGCTACGGGTAAATTCTCTATTTCGGCAACTGAAGGAAATATGCTTGTTTTTAGATCTGTTAGCTATGCTTCAAAAGAAATTAGTGAACCAGCGTTTTCAACAATAGGTGTTAGACTAGAGCCATCTATTAATAGCTTGAATGAAGTTCAGGTTACAACGGCTCTAGGTGCTAATTGA